AGTCCTCCGATGCATGCGGTCAGGATATAATTCAACTGGCTTAAATTTCCCATGACCGGCATCATCACGCCTCCGAAAAACTGTGCATGGATCATGTTGTTCCTTAAATCTTCATTGAGGATCTCAAATTCTTCTTCTGCCACGTCTTCATGACAGAACACCTTTACCACCCTCTGGCCGCTGATGATCTCTTCAATATATCCGTTTACGGCACCAAGGGAGCTTTGCTGGGCTGAGAAAAATTTCTGGCTTCTTGACGCCACAAAACCGCCTAGCTTCATCATAACAGGTATCATGATCAAGGTCACCAGAGTCAGCCATATATTTGTATAGATCATAAGTACCAGGGTACCGATAATGCTCAAAGCTCCGGTAAAAAGCTGGACCAGGGTGCTGCTTAACATCTGGCCGATGGTATCCACATCATTGCTGAACCGGCTCATGAGATCACCGGTGTTATTGGTATCATAAAACCGTACAGGCAGAGTCTGGATCTTGGCAAATAAATCATCCCTTATTTTTTGCAGGGCATTTTGCGCAACCGTCAGCATGATTCTGGATTGGATATAGTTGGCAATTACACTGATGAGATAAACGGTACCCATTATCCCAATGCCTTTTGCAAGGCCGATAGCGCTTCCCATTTCGCCGGACGGCGGCGCAATGTACTGATTAATGATGGGACGCAGCATATAAGAGGCGGCTAACATCGCAAGCGTACCTGCAATGACGCAGAAAAATGATGCTCCCATCAATAGTTTGTATTCATTTAAATATGACATGAGACGCCGAATGGTCGCCTTGGCATTCTTTGGAAGGCCGCCCTTTATCTGCCTGCCTCCTCCATGTCCGCCTGCGGGCCCCCGGTTCTTTGCCGGCTTAGAAGAGCGGCCATAACGCTTTTTTAAGCTTTCTATCCTTTTCTGCTTATCCATTATGCACCCGCCTCCTTTTCCTGGTCTCTCTGGGAATAATAAATTTCCTGATAAGCCTCGGAGGACTCCAGCAGTTCTTCATGGGCCCCCATGCCTACGATCTGTCCGTCATCAAGGACGATGATCTTATCCGCATTTTCCACGGACCCGATGCGCTGGGCAATGATGAATTTGGTAGTATTCTTTAAAGTAGTCTGAAAGCACTGGCGGATACGGGCTTCCGTTGCCGTGTCCACAGCAGAGGTGCTGTCATCCAGAATCAGTATTTTCGGTTTCTTTAGGAGAGCTCTGGCAATACAAAGTCTTTGCTTCTGGCCGCCGGATACATTGGAACCTCCCTGGCCCAAATCCGTGTTATATCCAGCCTCAAAGTTAGAAACAAAGCCATCGGCCTGGGCGCTTTCCGCCATAAGGGCTATTTCTTCCATAGTGGCATTTTCGTCTCCCCAACGGAGATTTTCTTCAATGGTTCCTGAAAAAAGGACATTCTTCTGTAAAACCATTCCAACGCCTTCCCTTAGGTTTCTGATGGAATAATCCCTTACGTCAATGCCATCCACCAGAACTTGTCCTTCATCCGCATCGTAAAGACGGGGAATCATCTGTACAAGAGAGGTCTTTCCGCTTCCTGTGGAGCCAATGATTCCAACGGTTTCTCCAGGCTCCGCCGTAAAATTAATGCGCTTTAAGACCATTGCATCCATTCCCTTTATATACTGGAAGGAAACATTCCGGAATTCCACTTTTCCTTCCGTGACCTGGGCGGATTTTTCTGTTGCATCTTCATCGGTCAAATCGATTTCTGTATCCAGAACCTCTTTGACACGCCTTAAGGAAGCCATGGCTCTGGAAGCCTGCAAAAATACCATGGATAAGAGCATCAGGGACATAAGAATCTGGACAATGTAGGTGGTAAACGCCGTAAGATCACCTACAGGCATCTTTCCTGCGATAATGAGATTCCCTCCATACCACACCACTGCAAGGGTCGTGGCATTCATGGCAAGCATCATCACAGGCATGCTGGCTACGACGATCTTCATGGCCTCAAGGCTGCCTTCCTTTAAATCCCGGTTAGTTGCCTGAAATTTCTTTTCCTCAAAATCTTCCCTGACAAAGGATTTAATGACGCGCACATTGGTCAAAGCCTCCTGCACGCCGGAGTTTAAGCGGTCGATCTTCTTTTGCATTGCCTCAAAACGCGGAAAAGCCGCCTTTAAAATAATAAAGATGATCAGGATCAGTAATGGAATCACCGCCAAAAGTATTACCATCAACTGGCGGTTCATGAGATAGGCCATAATAAGGCCCCCGATCAGAAGGCCAGGAGCCCGGAACATCAGACGCAGGCTCAGCATCACCACATTTTGAATCTGCTGGATATCATTGGTCAGCCTGGTAACCAAAGATCCTGTGCTGAAATCATCAATATTTTTAAAGGAAAACTGCTGGACTTTATGAAATACATCCTTTCTCAAGTCCGTGCTAAAGCAAATGGAAGCCTTAGAGGAAAAATAGGATGCCCCGATTCCTCCTGACGCCATAATAATAGCAATGGCGACCATTTTTCCTCCCATTTGTAAAATGTATCCTACATCTCTTGTGGCGACTCCGTTGTTGATGATCATGGACGTCAGCCTGGGAAGCATGATCTCACCAAATACTTCCGTAAGCATTAAGAGGGGCGCCAGTATAAAGGCTCCCAGATACGGCCTGATATATTTCCAATATCGTTTCAAGTTATCAATCCTCTCTTTCTGTCATGTCCTTTTCCAAAGGAATCTGTGATAAATTATCATAAATACGGTCCAGATATTGCCCCATGACAGCCAATTCCTCCTTTGAAAAATCACGGAACATACGTTCTTCTGCGTTGTGAAAAAATTCCCGGCTGTGCTCTACCATGTGTTTTCCTTTTTCCGTCAGGCAAAGCTTATTCATCCGGTTATCTTCCTGATCAACTGCCCTGGTGATGTATCCCCCTTTTTCCAGCTTCTTTACCGATACCGCTATGGTGGCAGTGGATACATAAAGGCGTTCTGCAATCTCCTTCTGGGATATATTGGAGTGGTCGGAAAGCATCATAAGAATCTGATGCTGGCTGCGGTATACTCCTGTCTGTCTCAGACGCTCATCTAGGATATAACGGTACAGCTTCATGATCCTCATATATCTCACTATCACGCTGTGGGTTAGTGATAGCTCTCCCTTCAATCCTTTATCCCGGAACGGGCACATTGGTCTCATTTGCAAACAGTCTCCTCTCTGTTAGCCTCCTAACAATTAGCTAATTAACTATATAGGAGTATATCACCCCGTACCCCGGTTTGCAACCAAAAAAGTTTGAAAATTTTGTGAATTTTCTTACTATCATTTCCCATTTTTAAGCTTCCATTCCCATGTCCCAAAAACTTTTGTGCCTTCCTGTCCATAAGATTCACTTCACCCGTTCTATTTCTTTTGGAATCTCCATGGAATTGGACAACTTAAGCATCTGATTCCCCAGTTCCAAGTACTCCCTGCTGCTTAAGTCCTTGATCGGCCTTTGCTTTTCATATAACTCATGCATTTTCCCATTCTTTACTGAAAAGCTTTCCGGTGTATGATACTGTAACTCAAAAATCTGGCCGTCAGGTGAGCGTAAGGTGGTGTTGATTCCCTTATAAGGACTCTGCCTGTCAAGCCAGTAATTTTTAATTTCTATGGTTTGATATCCTAATTCCCAATAAAGCTCCATTGCTGTTAATGCTTTCCCTGCAAGCTCTTCTGCGGAAGCCGTATAGGTATATCTCAATATGTCTTTTATCTCATACACCTGGAAGCCCCTGCCATATTTTCTTTGAATCTTTTCCAAATAGGAATCCCTGGATTTTATGCGGTTTTCCTCACCTGCCATATCCATTCCTGCCCGCCTTGCCATTGCCCTGACCTGCCTTGTAATTTTAGGTTCACATTCCGCAGCCCTGTAGTAACAGTACATTCCTTTTATCCGAGGCCTGATGACCCCATAATCATACCGCTTTTCATACGGAAGACGGTTCCGCCATATTTTCTCCCCGCGCATTGCTCTGAATTTCCTTTGACATTTTTTATCATATCATTCAGTATATGCCCCATCCCCCGAAATTGTTCCTGCATTATCACCTGGCCAGGCAAAAAACTGCAGCCGGATATTTATGTAAAAGCGAAGGCCTGAACCTATTCAGACCTCCGCTCTCCTATCTCTATTCACAATTATCTTCTTCATTGCCCCAGCAGCAGTGACAGCGGGGATCATTACACCCAGCTCTGAAACCGGCACAGAACGCTCTTCTTCTTTCCTCTTCACATGCATCGCGTACACCTTCACAGTCGCGGCAATTGCATCTACATCTACAGTTACAGCCACAGTTACATCTGCAGTTACATCTGCAGTTATTCCAGCAGCCTCCGAAAAAACAGCACATATTCACACCCCTCTTTTCTTTAATTATACTATATTATATGGGACACATAGACAAGGTGTGAAATCCGCCATTTCACGGTTATTCTGGTTTAAAAGATCCTGACTTTACTCTACTCCCGCGGCC
The nucleotide sequence above comes from Lacrimispora sp. BS-2. Encoded proteins:
- a CDS encoding MarR family transcriptional regulator, with the protein product MRPMCPFRDKGLKGELSLTHSVIVRYMRIMKLYRYILDERLRQTGVYRSQHQILMMLSDHSNISQKEIAERLYVSTATIAVSVKKLEKGGYITRAVDQEDNRMNKLCLTEKGKHMVEHSREFFHNAEERMFRDFSKEELAVMGQYLDRIYDNLSQIPLEKDMTERED
- a CDS encoding ABC transporter ATP-binding protein; this translates as MKRYWKYIRPYLGAFILAPLLMLTEVFGEIMLPRLTSMIINNGVATRDVGYILQMGGKMVAIAIIMASGGIGASYFSSKASICFSTDLRKDVFHKVQQFSFKNIDDFSTGSLVTRLTNDIQQIQNVVMLSLRLMFRAPGLLIGGLIMAYLMNRQLMVILLAVIPLLILIIFIILKAAFPRFEAMQKKIDRLNSGVQEALTNVRVIKSFVREDFEEKKFQATNRDLKEGSLEAMKIVVASMPVMMLAMNATTLAVVWYGGNLIIAGKMPVGDLTAFTTYIVQILMSLMLLSMVFLQASRAMASLRRVKEVLDTEIDLTDEDATEKSAQVTEGKVEFRNVSFQYIKGMDAMVLKRINFTAEPGETVGIIGSTGSGKTSLVQMIPRLYDADEGQVLVDGIDVRDYSIRNLREGVGMVLQKNVLFSGTIEENLRWGDENATMEEIALMAESAQADGFVSNFEAGYNTDLGQGGSNVSGGQKQRLCIARALLKKPKILILDDSTSAVDTATEARIRQCFQTTLKNTTKFIIAQRIGSVENADKIIVLDDGQIVGMGAHEELLESSEAYQEIYYSQRDQEKEAGA
- a CDS encoding ABC transporter ATP-binding protein, with the translated sequence MDKQKRIESLKKRYGRSSKPAKNRGPAGGHGGGRQIKGGLPKNAKATIRRLMSYLNEYKLLMGASFFCVIAGTLAMLAASYMLRPIINQYIAPPSGEMGSAIGLAKGIGIMGTVYLISVIANYIQSRIMLTVAQNALQKIRDDLFAKIQTLPVRFYDTNNTGDLMSRFSNDVDTIGQMLSSTLVQLFTGALSIIGTLVLMIYTNIWLTLVTLIMIPVMMKLGGFVASRSQKFFSAQQSSLGAVNGYIEEIISGQRVVKVFCHEDVAEEEFEILNEDLRNNMIHAQFFGGVMMPVMGNLSQLNYILTACIGGLLCVLKGFDVGGLTVFLTFSRQFGRPINEMSMQVTNVFSALAGAERVFAIMDENPEPADGEAAVELEPMNGYVELKNVTFGYDPGKVILKDISLYAKPGQKIAFVGSTGAGKTTITNLLNRFYDIQSGEITIDGVDIRHIKRENLRRNIAMVLQDTHLFTGTVMENIRYGRLDATDEEVIQAAKTASAYSFIMRLPAGFDTVLEGDGANLSQGQRQLLNIARAAISKAPVLILDEATSSVDTRTEKHIERGMDRLMADRTTFVIAHRLSTVRNANAIMVLENGEIIERGDHEDLLKQKGRYYQLYTGAVELD